In Alteribacter lacisalsi, a genomic segment contains:
- a CDS encoding polyribonucleotide nucleotidyltransferase — protein sequence MEQEKQLFSMDFAGRTMTFETGQYAKQANGAVMVRYGDTAVMCTATASKEPKDLPFFPLTCNYEERLYAAGKIPGGFIKREGRPSENAVLTSRLIDRPIRPLFPDGFRNDVQVISIVMSNDQNCSPEMAAMMGSSVALSISDIPFDGPIAGVIVGRVDGDFVINPTTEQMEKSDIHLVVAGTKHAINMVEAGAEEVPEDVMLEAIMFGHDEIKRLVAFQEDIVEKVGKEKMDVKLVSHDKDLEAELREKAEGDLKEAATIFEKHARQTAIDEVISRVSEEYASENADEDRSREAKDVLDIILKGVVRKLITKDKIRPDGRQIDEIRPLASEVDLLARVHGSGLFTRGQTQAMSVCTLGALGDVQILDGLGIEETKRFMHHYNFPSFSVGETGPIRGPGRREIGHGALGERALEQVIPSEDDFPYTIRLVSEVLESNGSTSQASICASTLAMMAAGVPLKAPVAGIAMGLVKDGEDVSVLTDIQGMEDFLGDMDFKVAGTKKGVTALQMDIKIDGIDRRILEEALSQAQTGRMKILDNMLSAIPEPRTELSAYAPKILTMSINPDKIRDVIGPSGKIINQIIEDTGVKIDIEQDGKVYISSTESEMNNKAKGIIEDLVREVEVGETYLGKVKRIEKFGCFVELFKGKDGLVHISQLANERVGKVEDVVKIGDEVLVKVTEIDNQGRVNLSRKALLKDQGQPAKK from the coding sequence ATGGAACAGGAAAAACAATTATTTTCAATGGATTTTGCCGGCCGTACAATGACATTCGAAACCGGTCAGTATGCCAAGCAGGCAAACGGAGCCGTAATGGTACGCTACGGAGATACGGCTGTAATGTGTACAGCCACAGCATCAAAAGAACCGAAAGACCTTCCGTTCTTCCCGTTAACTTGTAACTATGAAGAGCGCCTTTATGCAGCAGGAAAAATTCCTGGCGGTTTTATTAAACGAGAGGGCCGCCCAAGTGAGAATGCCGTGCTGACAAGCCGTCTGATTGACCGTCCGATCCGTCCGCTGTTTCCCGATGGATTCCGTAACGATGTACAGGTGATCAGCATCGTCATGAGTAATGACCAGAACTGCTCACCTGAAATGGCTGCAATGATGGGGTCATCTGTTGCCCTTTCCATTTCCGACATTCCATTTGACGGACCGATTGCCGGCGTCATTGTCGGCCGGGTGGATGGTGATTTTGTCATTAATCCGACGACAGAGCAAATGGAAAAAAGTGATATTCACCTTGTTGTAGCCGGAACGAAACATGCGATCAATATGGTGGAAGCCGGGGCAGAGGAAGTTCCTGAGGATGTTATGCTTGAGGCCATTATGTTCGGTCACGACGAAATCAAACGCCTGGTTGCTTTCCAGGAAGATATCGTTGAGAAAGTCGGCAAGGAAAAAATGGACGTTAAGCTTGTATCCCACGATAAGGATCTGGAAGCCGAACTCCGTGAAAAGGCAGAAGGAGACCTGAAAGAAGCTGCTACTATTTTTGAAAAGCATGCACGCCAGACGGCTATAGATGAAGTCATCAGCCGAGTTTCCGAGGAGTATGCAAGCGAAAATGCCGATGAGGATCGTTCCCGCGAAGCAAAAGACGTGCTTGATATTATCCTCAAAGGCGTCGTCCGTAAGCTGATTACGAAAGACAAAATCCGTCCAGACGGCCGTCAGATTGACGAGATCCGTCCCCTTGCATCTGAGGTGGATCTTCTTGCACGCGTGCATGGATCCGGTCTCTTTACCCGCGGCCAGACGCAGGCGATGAGTGTCTGTACGCTTGGGGCTCTTGGAGATGTTCAGATTCTTGACGGACTCGGAATTGAAGAAACAAAACGGTTTATGCACCACTATAACTTCCCGAGCTTCAGTGTTGGGGAAACAGGTCCGATCCGCGGACCGGGACGCCGTGAAATTGGACACGGTGCACTTGGAGAACGTGCTCTTGAGCAAGTAATTCCGTCTGAGGATGACTTCCCTTACACAATCCGTCTTGTTTCCGAAGTGCTTGAATCCAACGGTTCCACTTCACAGGCGAGTATCTGTGCGTCCACTCTTGCCATGATGGCAGCCGGCGTGCCGCTTAAGGCACCTGTAGCAGGTATTGCCATGGGGCTCGTGAAGGACGGCGAGGATGTTTCCGTCCTTACGGATATTCAGGGCATGGAAGATTTCCTCGGCGATATGGACTTTAAAGTTGCAGGTACGAAAAAAGGGGTTACAGCCCTTCAGATGGATATTAAGATTGACGGGATCGACCGCCGCATCCTTGAGGAAGCCCTTTCCCAGGCTCAGACCGGCCGCATGAAGATTCTTGACAACATGCTGAGCGCCATTCCGGAGCCGAGAACAGAGCTTTCTGCATATGCACCTAAGATTCTGACAATGAGCATTAACCCTGATAAAATTCGTGACGTGATCGGACCTAGCGGAAAAATCATCAATCAGATTATTGAGGACACAGGTGTTAAAATTGACATCGAGCAGGACGGTAAAGTATATATTTCCTCTACCGAATCGGAGATGAACAACAAGGCTAAAGGAATCATTGAGGACCTTGTTCGTGAAGTGGAAGTAGGAGAAACGTATCTTGGCAAAGTGAAACGGATTGAGAAATTTGGCTGCTTTGTGGAACTGTTTAAAGGAAAAGATGGACTCGTCCACATTTCCCAGCTGGCCAATGAACGTGTCGGCAAAGTTGAGGACGTAGTGAAAATCGGGGATGAAGTCCTTGTAAAAGTTACGGAAATCGACAATCAGGGCCGGGTGAACCTGTCCCGAAAAGCGCTCCTTAAAGATCAGGGGCAGCCTGCAAAAAAATAG
- a CDS encoding polysaccharide deacetylase family protein: MMKKFILQWSTFLLVILITFVSVQNPITSSYIQQLKEEAVAPASGTTDLFREIADRKAEFEEAPVNARVDKVWKSVPGLNGLSVDVEASYEKMKPEGFFNERKLVYRQNRPEVTLDDLPPNPVFKGNEQKPMVSLMVNVAWGNEYLPAMLKTMQEHDVKSTFFLDGSWVKNNPKLAKMIIEEGHEIGNHAYSHPDMKQLSNDRIREELEKTTEIIEATLNLKPHWFAPPSGSFRQDVVDIAADMGMHTVMWTVDTIDWRQPPPDQMADKIITKSEAGSLVLMHPTQSAQQGLEEMITGLKEKGFHIGTVSDLLSEDRIMVRQQQTWY, translated from the coding sequence ATGATGAAGAAGTTTATCCTGCAATGGAGCACCTTTCTTCTTGTTATCCTGATTACATTTGTGAGTGTTCAAAATCCGATTACGAGCAGTTATATACAGCAACTGAAAGAAGAAGCGGTGGCACCTGCATCAGGGACCACCGACCTTTTCCGTGAAATTGCTGACCGGAAAGCGGAGTTTGAGGAAGCACCGGTAAATGCGAGAGTAGATAAAGTCTGGAAGTCAGTCCCGGGATTAAATGGTCTAAGTGTGGACGTGGAGGCTTCCTATGAGAAAATGAAGCCGGAAGGTTTTTTTAATGAGAGAAAACTGGTCTATAGACAGAACCGGCCGGAGGTAACGCTGGATGACCTGCCGCCGAACCCTGTTTTCAAAGGGAACGAACAGAAGCCAATGGTCTCACTGATGGTAAACGTGGCCTGGGGAAATGAGTATTTACCTGCCATGCTGAAGACAATGCAGGAACATGACGTGAAGTCAACCTTCTTTTTAGACGGTTCGTGGGTGAAAAACAATCCAAAACTTGCTAAAATGATTATAGAAGAAGGGCATGAGATCGGAAACCACGCATATTCTCACCCTGACATGAAGCAGCTGTCCAACGATCGGATCCGGGAGGAACTTGAGAAGACGACTGAAATAATTGAAGCAACCCTGAATCTTAAGCCTCACTGGTTTGCGCCCCCAAGCGGAAGTTTCCGCCAGGATGTGGTGGATATTGCAGCTGACATGGGGATGCATACGGTTATGTGGACAGTAGATACCATTGACTGGCGGCAGCCCCCGCCAGATCAGATGGCTGATAAAATCATCACCAAATCAGAAGCCGGCTCTCTTGTCCTTATGCATCCGACCCAGTCTGCACAGCAGGGCCTGGAAGAGATGATAACTGGACTGAAAGAAAAAGGGTTTCATATTGGAACCGTTTCCGACCTTCTAAGTGAAGATCGCATCATGGTCAGACAACAACAGACGTGGTACTAG